A single genomic interval of Mustela nigripes isolate SB6536 chromosome 7, MUSNIG.SB6536, whole genome shotgun sequence harbors:
- the OST4 gene encoding dolichyl-diphosphooligosaccharide--protein glycosyltransferase subunit 4, which produces MITDVQLAIFANMLGVSLFLLVVLYHYVAVNNPKKQE; this is translated from the coding sequence ATGATCACAGACGTGCAGCTCGCCATCTTCGCCAACATGCTGGGCGTGTCGCTCTTCCTGCTTGTCGTTCTCTATCACTACGTGGCCGTCAACAATCCCAAGAAGCAGGAATGA